The following coding sequences lie in one Sorghum bicolor cultivar BTx623 chromosome 6, Sorghum_bicolor_NCBIv3, whole genome shotgun sequence genomic window:
- the LOC8073561 gene encoding ATP-dependent 6-phosphofructokinase 2 — MDPTAARSSGGTPAAAENDATAPTNTTVTLPPLTLRDVPRLPSALASAASPSPTPAVQNPISRHPYFHPPATFYISPGDVTLRHAFFDLASAAPSPLVAYRRAGPRGEIAVDPAAARAALVTCGGLCPGLNTVLRELVVGLHELYGVRHVFGVAAGYRGFYGTDEDHVRLDPAAVDDWHKKGGTVLKTTRGGFDLGKIVDGIVARGYTQIYAIGGDGTMRGAVAIFQEFKRRGLNISITGIPKTVDNDIGIIDRSFGFQTAVEIAQQAIDAAHVEAVSAVNGVGLVKLMGRSTGHIALHATLSSRDVDCCLIPEVDFHLEGKGGLFEFLYERIKKKGHAVIVVAEGAGQELIPRTDDQKREQDESGNIVFLDVGPWLKSELGRWWKREHPDELFTVKYIDPTYMIRAVPANATDNLYCTLLAHSAIHGVMAGFTGFVPGPVNGTYSYIPLEDVAVAKNPVDVNDHKWAWVRSVTNQPDFLKSQA; from the exons ATGGACCCCACCGCCGCCCGCAGCTCCGGCGgcacccccgccgccgccgaaaaCGACGCCACCGCGCCGACCAACACCACCGTGACGCTCCCGCCGCTCACCCTCCGCGACGTGCCGCGCCTCCCCTCCGCGCTAGCCTCCGCCGCATCCCCGTCCCCGACCCCGGCGGTCCAGAACCCCATCTCGCGCCACCCCTACTTCCACCCGCCGGCCACCTTCTACATCTCGCCGGGGGACGTTACCCTCCGCCACGCCTTCTTCGACCTGGCCTCCGCGGCGCCGTCCCCGCTCGTCGCCTACCGCCGCGCGGGGCCCCGCGGGGAGATCGCCGTCgacccggccgcggcgcgcgccgCGCTCGTCACCTGCGGGGGGCTCTGCCCCGGGCTCAACACCGTGCTCAGGGAGCTCGTCGTGGGGCTCCACGAGCTCTACGGCGTCCGCCACGTCTTCGGCGTCGCCGCGGGATACCGAGGGTTCTATGGCACCGACGAGGATCACGTCAGGCTCGACCCCGCCGCCGTCGACGACTGGCACAAGAAGGGCGGCACCGTGCTCAAGACCACGAGGGGTGGCTTCGATCTCGGCAAGATCGTCGACGGCATCGTCGCGCGCGGGTATACGCAG ATATATGCGATCGGTGGGGATGGAACCATGAGAGGAGCTGTGGCAATCTTTCAAGAGTTCAAACGCCGCGGTTTGAACATATCCATCACTGGGATCCCAAAAACTGTGGACAATGACATTGGCATCATAGACAGATCATTCGGTTTCCAAACTGCGGTGGAGATTGCTCAGCAGGCAATTGACGCTGCTCATGTGGAGGCTGTTAGCGCTGTCAATGGTGTAGGCCTTGTCAAACTTATGGGGAGGAGTACTGGCCATATCGCCCTTCATGCCACTCTGAGCAGTCGCGATGTTGACTGCTGCTTGATCCCAGAGGTTGATTTCCACCTGGAAGGTAAGGGTGGCCTGTTTGAGTTTCTGTATGAACGGATTAAGAAGAAGGGGCATGCTGTCATCGTGGTTGCTGAAGGAGCTGGTCAGGAACTGATTCCCCGGACTGATGATCAGAAGCGAGAGCAGGATGAGTCTGGCAACATTGTGTTTCTTGATGTGGGACCCTGGCTGAAATCCGAGCTGGGCAGATGGTGGAAGAGAGAACATCCTGATGAGCTGTTCACTGTGAAGTACATTGACCCTACATACATGATTCGAGCGGTTCCTGCAAATGCCACCGACAATTTGTATTGCACTTTGCTGGCACATTCTGCCATCCATGGGGTCATGGCTGGGTTTACTGGCTTTGTACCTGGTCCAGTAAATGGGACCTACAGTTACATACCACTGGAAGATGTCGCTGTGGCAAAGAACCCTGTCGATGTGAATGATCACAAATGGGCATGGGTTAGATCAGTTACAAATCAGCCAGATTTCCTCAAATCCCAAGCATAG